From one Azospirillum ramasamyi genomic stretch:
- a CDS encoding chemotaxis response regulator CheY, which yields MKILVVDDYATMRRIVRNLLTQIGYTDIDEAGDGVSALAKLRESKFGLIISDWNMEPMTGLQLLKEIRADAKLAGTPFIMVTAESKTENVIAAKQAGVNNYIVKPFNADTLKQKIQAVIGG from the coding sequence ATGAAGATCCTCGTCGTCGATGATTACGCCACAATGCGGCGCATCGTGCGGAACCTGTTGACCCAGATCGGCTACACCGACATCGACGAGGCCGGCGACGGTGTGTCGGCGCTGGCGAAGCTGCGTGAGAGCAAGTTCGGCCTCATCATTTCCGACTGGAACATGGAGCCGATGACCGGCCTCCAGCTGCTGAAGGAAATCCGCGCCGACGCGAAGCTGGCGGGGACGCCCTTCATCATGGTCACCGCCGAGAGCAAGACCGAGAACGTGATCGCCGCCAAGCAGGCCGGCGTGAACAACTACATCGTCAAGCCTTTCAACGCCGACACGCTGAAGCAGAAGATCCAGGCCGTCATCGGCGGCTGA
- a CDS encoding M24 family metallopeptidase, whose product MSSAIPSGAYRGDDALATLLTEAGTGRSPADVRALLAGVLAAPEGEDPAAWLVLVGDPLPPALAEQLQALKAVLAAEAPAARPDPAQRLADLRAALKRRELDGFVVPRGDEHQGEYVPQRAQRLGWLTGFTGSAGNAAVTSDRAAIFVDGRYTLQVRGEVPSDLYEYKHLVEDPLTDWIVAALPEGGRFGFDPWLHTIGWVEKTRAALERAGILLIPCEDNPLDSVWQGQLPAPLAPVVPQDEAFAGESSADKRARLAEELGRSGIAAAVLTQPDSIAWLLNIRGADVPCTPLPLSFAILSADASVELFLDPRKLAPQTRAHLGNQVRVRPVEEFGPALDAVARGSARVLADPTCTSAWIVDRLHLAGAKVERDGDPCALPKACKNAAELAGTRAAHTRDGAAIVRFLHWFSEEAPQGGLTELAVVERLLAFRRENERFRGVSFDTIAGAGPNGAIVHYRVTPETDRRLEPGSLFLLDSGAQYLDGTTDVTRTLAVGVPDPAMAAEMRDRFTRVLKGHIALSTARFPRGTTGSQLDALARMPLWQAGLDYDHGTGHGVGSFLSVHEGPQRISKVGNPVALQPGMILSNEPGYYKTGAYGIRIENLIVVQPAEPQGALAGAERPTLEFGAERQMLEFEPLTLVPIDRALIERELLTDAEAAWVDAYHARVRESLSPLLDEAARRWLAGATAPL is encoded by the coding sequence GTGTCCAGCGCGATTCCCTCCGGCGCTTACCGTGGCGACGACGCCCTTGCGACCCTGTTGACCGAGGCCGGGACCGGCCGCTCCCCCGCGGATGTCCGCGCGCTGCTGGCCGGCGTGCTGGCGGCGCCGGAGGGGGAGGACCCGGCTGCCTGGCTGGTGCTGGTGGGCGACCCCCTGCCGCCGGCATTGGCCGAGCAGCTCCAGGCGCTGAAGGCGGTCCTCGCGGCGGAGGCCCCGGCGGCCCGGCCGGATCCGGCGCAACGGCTGGCCGACCTGCGCGCCGCGCTGAAGCGCCGGGAACTCGACGGCTTCGTTGTTCCGCGCGGCGACGAGCATCAGGGCGAGTATGTGCCGCAGCGCGCCCAGCGGCTGGGCTGGCTGACCGGCTTCACCGGCTCCGCCGGCAACGCGGCGGTGACGTCCGACCGCGCCGCGATCTTCGTCGACGGCCGCTATACCCTGCAGGTCCGCGGCGAGGTGCCGTCCGACCTGTACGAGTACAAGCATCTGGTCGAGGATCCGCTGACCGACTGGATCGTCGCGGCATTGCCGGAAGGCGGGCGCTTCGGCTTCGATCCCTGGCTGCACACCATCGGCTGGGTGGAGAAGACCCGCGCCGCCCTGGAACGCGCCGGCATCCTGCTGATCCCCTGCGAGGACAATCCGCTCGATTCGGTGTGGCAGGGCCAGCTGCCGGCCCCTCTCGCCCCCGTGGTGCCGCAGGACGAGGCCTTCGCCGGCGAAAGCTCCGCCGACAAGCGCGCCCGACTGGCCGAGGAACTGGGACGGTCGGGCATCGCCGCCGCGGTGCTGACCCAGCCGGACAGCATCGCCTGGCTGCTGAACATCCGCGGCGCCGACGTGCCCTGCACGCCGCTGCCGCTGTCCTTCGCCATCCTGTCGGCCGATGCGTCGGTGGAGCTGTTCCTCGACCCGCGCAAGCTGGCGCCGCAGACCCGCGCCCATCTGGGCAACCAGGTGCGGGTGCGGCCGGTGGAGGAGTTCGGGCCGGCGCTGGACGCCGTCGCCCGCGGCTCCGCCCGCGTGCTGGCTGACCCGACCTGCACCTCGGCCTGGATCGTCGACCGGCTGCATCTGGCCGGCGCGAAGGTGGAGCGCGACGGCGATCCCTGCGCCCTGCCCAAGGCCTGCAAGAACGCGGCGGAGCTGGCCGGCACCCGTGCCGCCCACACCCGCGACGGCGCCGCCATCGTCCGTTTCCTGCACTGGTTCTCGGAGGAGGCGCCGCAGGGCGGGCTGACCGAGCTTGCGGTGGTGGAGCGGCTGCTGGCCTTCCGGCGGGAGAACGAGCGGTTCCGCGGCGTCAGCTTCGACACCATCGCCGGAGCGGGGCCGAACGGCGCCATCGTCCATTACCGCGTCACGCCGGAAACCGACCGACGGCTGGAACCGGGCAGCCTGTTCCTGCTGGACAGCGGCGCCCAGTATCTGGACGGCACCACCGACGTCACCCGCACGCTGGCGGTCGGCGTGCCCGATCCGGCAATGGCCGCGGAGATGCGCGACCGCTTCACCCGCGTGCTGAAGGGCCACATCGCGCTGTCCACCGCGCGCTTTCCGCGCGGCACCACCGGTTCGCAGCTGGACGCGCTGGCGCGGATGCCGCTGTGGCAGGCGGGGCTGGACTACGACCATGGCACCGGCCACGGCGTCGGCAGCTTCCTGTCGGTGCATGAGGGGCCGCAGCGCATCTCCAAGGTCGGCAACCCGGTGGCGCTGCAGCCGGGCATGATCCTGTCCAACGAGCCCGGCTATTACAAGACCGGCGCCTACGGCATCCGCATCGAGAACCTGATCGTCGTCCAGCCGGCGGAACCGCAGGGGGCGCTTGCCGGCGCGGAGCGTCCGACATTGGAGTTCGGCGCGGAGCGCCAGATGCTGGAGTTCGAACCGCTGACCCTGGTGCCGATCGACCGCGCGCTGATCGAGCGCGAACTGCTGACCGATGCGGAGGCCGCCTGGGTCGACGCCTATCATGCGCGGGTACGCGAGTCGCTGTCCCCCCTGCTGGACGAGGCGGCCCGCCGCTGGCTCGCCGGGGCGACGGCGCCGCTGTGA
- a CDS encoding TerB family tellurite resistance protein yields MLNRIRSLFAGGDGGAEPGEDALQAAAAALMVEAARSDDTITQAERDRILAVTQRHFHLNEEEAQDLLSAAVFDTEDVSPYHRYVSIIMDRCPPDRRLWIIEMLWEVVYADGELNDLEASLLRRIGGLLHVSDIERGEARKRVLERLGLPDDAGLPVQGNPPPQPA; encoded by the coding sequence ATGCTGAACCGCATCCGGTCCTTGTTCGCAGGCGGCGACGGCGGCGCCGAGCCGGGCGAGGACGCCCTGCAGGCCGCCGCCGCCGCCCTGATGGTCGAGGCCGCGCGCTCCGACGACACCATCACCCAGGCGGAGCGCGACCGCATCCTCGCCGTCACGCAGCGCCACTTCCACCTGAACGAGGAGGAGGCGCAGGACCTGCTGTCCGCCGCCGTCTTCGACACCGAGGACGTGTCGCCCTACCACCGCTACGTCAGCATCATCATGGACCGCTGCCCGCCCGACCGGCGCCTGTGGATCATCGAGATGCTGTGGGAGGTCGTTTACGCCGACGGCGAGCTGAACGACCTGGAGGCCAGCCTGCTGCGCCGCATCGGCGGCCTGCTGCACGTGTCCGACATCGAGCGCGGCGAGGCGCGCAAGCGCGTGCTGGAGCGGCTGGGGCTGCCGGACGACGCGGGGCTGCCGGTTCAGGGGAACCCCCCACCTCAACCGGCATAG
- a CDS encoding 50S ribosomal protein L11 methyltransferase codes for MSQTPLWRIALVVPEAHAPAFAEAVGDHADAVSTFELEEGGEWLVEATLYGAPDEARLQSRVAVLAKALGIEEPRLAVENLPPIDWVSHSYQGFPPIRAGRFFVHGSHHEGVVPAGSIPLLVDAATAFGTGEHGSTNGCLQALDRLSRHLKLPRGGRRGALDMGCGSGILALAVAKRWRVPVTAVDIDPEAVRVTRINAALNGQKGMIRAQGGDGYHTRIVSRHKPYTLITANILARPLSRMAPQLRRHLKKGGYAVLAGLLNRQERHVIQAHRNQGLRLVARIPVGEWTTLVVKR; via the coding sequence ATGTCGCAAACCCCGCTCTGGCGCATCGCGCTGGTCGTTCCCGAAGCCCATGCGCCCGCCTTCGCCGAGGCGGTGGGGGACCATGCCGATGCGGTGTCGACCTTCGAACTGGAGGAGGGCGGCGAATGGCTGGTCGAGGCGACGCTGTACGGCGCCCCGGACGAGGCGCGTCTGCAGTCGCGCGTCGCCGTGCTGGCCAAGGCGCTGGGGATCGAGGAGCCGCGGCTGGCGGTCGAGAACCTGCCGCCCATCGACTGGGTGTCGCACAGCTACCAGGGATTCCCGCCGATTCGCGCCGGCCGTTTCTTCGTCCACGGCTCCCACCATGAGGGCGTCGTGCCGGCCGGCAGCATCCCGCTGCTGGTGGATGCCGCCACCGCCTTCGGCACGGGCGAGCATGGGTCGACCAACGGCTGCCTGCAGGCGCTCGACCGGCTGTCGCGCCATCTGAAGCTGCCGCGCGGCGGCCGGCGCGGCGCGCTCGACATGGGCTGCGGCTCCGGCATCCTGGCGCTGGCGGTTGCCAAGCGCTGGCGCGTGCCGGTGACCGCCGTCGACATCGACCCGGAGGCCGTGCGCGTCACCCGCATCAACGCGGCGCTGAACGGGCAGAAGGGCATGATCCGCGCCCAGGGCGGCGACGGCTACCACACCCGCATCGTGTCGCGGCACAAGCCCTACACGCTGATCACCGCCAACATCCTGGCCCGCCCGCTGTCGCGCATGGCGCCGCAGCTGCGCCGCCACCTGAAGAAGGGCGGCTATGCCGTGCTGGCCGGCCTGCTGAACCGGCAGGAACGCCACGTCATCCAGGCCCACCGCAACCAGGGCCTTCGACTCGTCGCGCGCATCCCGGTCGGGGAATGGACCACTCTTGTGGTCAAGCGCTAA
- a CDS encoding ATP-dependent helicase: MSDAYDDDPLSHAAPPAAASATGIPSAAQRFAYLDGLNPTQRAAVEALDGPVLVLAGAGTGKTRVLTTRLAHLLMTRRAAAFQILAVTFTNKAAREMRERVAHLVGIEPEGWWLGTFHALAARILRRHAELVGLKSNFTILDTDDQVRLIKQLLAAENIDSKKWPPRQVLGAIERWKDRGLPPDRLGDADGGDVAGGRVVAIYRAYQERLRTLNACDFGDLLLHNLAIFQNHPDVLAEYHRKFKYLLVDEYQDTNVAQYLWLRILSQAHKNICCVGDEDQSIYAWRGAEIGNILRFETDFPGATIIKLEQNYRSTGHILAAASGLIANNQGRLGKTLWTEADGGEPVKVKAVWDGEEEARWVGEEIEALQRKGTSLAQIAVLVRAGFQTREFEERFITLGLPYKVLGGPRFYERQEIRDALAYFRVVNSGDDDLAFERIVNLPKRGVGPAAMQTLYTAARAQGLSLTEAGWALTETDELKPKLRATLRGLLQDFFRWRTLMATVPHTELARTILDESGYTRMWQEDKTPEAPGRLENLKELITAMAEFENLPGFLEHVALVMENAEAAGIEQVTVMTLHGAKGLEFDHVFLPGWEEGVFPNQRALDETGIAGLEEERRLAYVGLTRARRRAYVSHAANRRLYGNWVSAVPSRFVEEIPQDNVEAEAANGLFAGSGGRGSFGGGFGSYGGGGGGSGGSGGFQFRGSTRQAPAPKTITLDQGAYAVAPRARPDAPFAKGARVFHQKFGYGTVTAVAEDKLEIEFDHSGSKKVMDSFVVPAEKAG; encoded by the coding sequence ATGTCAGACGCGTACGACGACGATCCGTTGAGCCATGCCGCTCCCCCCGCCGCCGCTTCGGCCACGGGCATTCCAAGCGCGGCGCAGCGCTTCGCCTATCTGGACGGGCTGAACCCGACCCAGCGGGCGGCGGTGGAGGCGCTGGACGGGCCGGTTCTGGTCCTGGCGGGCGCCGGCACCGGCAAGACGCGGGTGCTGACCACCCGGCTGGCTCATCTGCTGATGACGCGCCGCGCCGCCGCCTTCCAGATCCTGGCGGTGACCTTCACCAACAAGGCCGCCCGCGAAATGCGCGAGCGTGTCGCCCATCTGGTGGGGATCGAGCCGGAGGGCTGGTGGCTCGGCACCTTCCACGCGCTGGCCGCCCGCATCCTGCGCCGCCATGCCGAACTGGTCGGGCTGAAGTCGAACTTCACCATCCTCGACACCGACGATCAGGTGCGGCTGATCAAGCAGCTTCTGGCAGCGGAGAACATCGATTCCAAGAAATGGCCGCCCAGGCAGGTGCTGGGCGCCATCGAACGGTGGAAGGACCGCGGCCTGCCCCCCGACCGTCTCGGCGACGCCGACGGCGGCGATGTGGCCGGCGGCCGCGTGGTGGCGATCTACCGCGCCTATCAGGAGCGGCTGCGCACCCTGAACGCCTGCGATTTCGGCGACCTGCTGCTGCACAACCTCGCCATCTTCCAGAACCATCCGGACGTGCTGGCGGAGTATCACCGCAAGTTCAAGTATCTGCTGGTCGACGAGTATCAGGACACCAACGTCGCGCAGTATCTGTGGCTCAGGATACTGTCCCAGGCCCACAAGAATATCTGCTGCGTCGGTGACGAGGATCAGTCGATCTACGCCTGGCGTGGCGCCGAGATCGGCAACATCCTGCGCTTCGAGACCGACTTCCCCGGCGCCACCATCATCAAGCTGGAGCAGAACTACCGCTCCACCGGCCATATCCTGGCGGCGGCATCGGGCCTGATCGCCAACAACCAGGGGCGTCTCGGCAAGACGCTGTGGACCGAGGCCGACGGCGGCGAGCCGGTCAAGGTCAAGGCGGTGTGGGACGGCGAGGAGGAGGCGCGCTGGGTCGGCGAGGAGATCGAGGCGCTGCAGCGCAAGGGCACGTCGCTGGCGCAGATCGCGGTGCTGGTCCGCGCCGGCTTCCAGACCCGCGAGTTCGAAGAACGCTTCATCACGCTCGGCCTGCCTTACAAGGTGCTGGGCGGTCCGCGCTTCTACGAGCGGCAGGAAATCCGCGACGCTCTGGCCTATTTCCGCGTCGTCAATTCCGGCGACGACGACCTCGCCTTCGAACGCATCGTCAATCTGCCCAAGCGCGGCGTCGGCCCGGCCGCCATGCAGACCCTCTACACCGCGGCGCGGGCGCAGGGGCTGTCGCTGACCGAGGCCGGCTGGGCGCTGACCGAGACGGACGAGCTGAAGCCGAAGCTGCGCGCCACCCTGCGCGGGCTTCTGCAGGACTTCTTCCGCTGGCGGACCCTGATGGCGACGGTGCCGCACACCGAGCTTGCCCGCACCATCCTCGACGAGTCCGGCTACACCCGCATGTGGCAGGAGGACAAGACGCCCGAGGCTCCCGGCCGGCTGGAGAACCTGAAGGAACTCATCACCGCCATGGCGGAGTTCGAGAACCTGCCGGGCTTCCTGGAGCATGTCGCGCTGGTGATGGAGAATGCCGAGGCCGCCGGGATCGAGCAGGTCACGGTGATGACCCTGCACGGCGCCAAGGGGCTGGAGTTCGACCATGTCTTCCTGCCGGGCTGGGAGGAGGGTGTGTTCCCCAACCAGCGCGCGCTGGACGAGACCGGAATCGCCGGGCTGGAGGAGGAGCGGCGGCTGGCCTATGTCGGCCTGACCCGCGCGCGCCGCCGCGCCTATGTCAGCCATGCCGCCAACCGCCGGCTCTACGGCAACTGGGTCAGCGCCGTGCCGTCCCGCTTCGTCGAGGAAATCCCCCAGGACAATGTGGAGGCCGAGGCCGCCAACGGCCTGTTCGCCGGCAGCGGCGGGCGCGGCAGCTTTGGCGGAGGTTTCGGCAGCTATGGAGGGGGCGGAGGCGGCTCGGGCGGCTCGGGCGGTTTCCAGTTCCGCGGCTCCACCCGGCAGGCGCCGGCGCCCAAGACGATCACGCTGGACCAGGGCGCCTATGCCGTGGCGCCGCGGGCGCGGCCCGATGCTCCCTTCGCCAAGGGGGCGCGCGTGTTCCACCAGAAATTCGGTTACGGCACGGTCACCGCGGTGGCGGAGGACAAGCTGGAGATCGAATTCGACCATTCCGGCAGCAAGAAGGTGATGGACAGCTTCGTCGTGCCCGCCGAAAAGGCCGGCTGA
- a CDS encoding LuxR C-terminal-related transcriptional regulator — MDAINVFLIDANKLFREGMKRLFEGTSFNVVGEAGSLREGLTALGTGSTPDLILIDLPSGADEEVEAMRTLREGHPSIRIVILTNDLETRRLSAALGAGAGGYLLKDIACEALMQSLKLVMMGEKVFPTHLAELLVSGRTEDMGAELPTRRKGLSQREVQILRCLLNGNSNKMIANHLNITEATVKVHLKSLLRKINASNRTQAAIWALNNGIGDQGAEAGVAAATV; from the coding sequence ATGGATGCCATCAACGTTTTCCTCATCGATGCCAACAAGCTTTTCCGTGAAGGCATGAAGCGCCTGTTCGAGGGTACGTCCTTCAACGTGGTCGGCGAGGCCGGCAGCCTGCGCGAAGGCCTGACGGCGCTCGGCACCGGCAGCACCCCCGACCTGATCCTGATCGATCTGCCGAGCGGCGCCGACGAGGAAGTCGAAGCGATGCGCACGCTGCGCGAAGGCCATCCGTCGATCCGGATCGTCATTCTGACCAACGATCTCGAAACCCGCCGCCTGTCGGCCGCGCTGGGCGCCGGCGCCGGCGGCTACCTGCTGAAGGACATCGCCTGCGAGGCGCTGATGCAGTCGCTGAAGCTGGTGATGATGGGCGAGAAGGTGTTCCCGACCCATCTGGCCGAACTGCTGGTCAGCGGCCGCACCGAGGACATGGGCGCCGAACTGCCGACCCGCCGCAAGGGCCTGTCGCAGCGCGAGGTGCAGATCCTGCGCTGCCTGCTGAACGGCAACAGCAACAAGATGATCGCCAACCACCTGAACATCACGGAAGCCACCGTGAAGGTTCACCTGAAGAGCCTGCTGCGCAAGATCAACGCGTCCAACCGCACCCAGGCCGCCATCTGGGCGCTGAACAACGGCATCGGCGACCAGGGCGCCGAGGCGGGCGTCGCCGCCGCCACGGTCTGA
- a CDS encoding LuxR C-terminal-related transcriptional regulator: MNVLIADDHLLFRDGLRRLLAQFDADMTFFEASTYDEVRSLCDGTRPFDLILLDLGMPGWNGFSALGDIHVNLPKALLVVVSGSEKRSDLLAALENGAAGYIPKSSSAKVLLGALQLVLAGGIYLPEQAIRGGDRVDQMQGGYGGGAAGDQMDDTAAIGNGSGGGDQLTPRQRDVLARLRDGKSNKQIAHELGLTEGTVKVHVTAILRHLGVRNRTQAALTAQSL, translated from the coding sequence ATGAACGTGCTGATCGCCGACGATCACCTGCTGTTCCGAGACGGTCTGCGCCGCCTGCTGGCGCAATTCGACGCCGACATGACCTTTTTCGAGGCAAGCACCTATGACGAGGTGCGGTCCCTCTGCGACGGGACGAGACCCTTCGACCTGATCCTGCTCGATCTCGGGATGCCGGGCTGGAACGGCTTCTCGGCGCTGGGCGACATCCATGTCAACCTGCCCAAGGCGCTGCTGGTGGTGGTGTCGGGATCGGAGAAGCGTTCCGACCTTCTGGCCGCGCTGGAGAACGGCGCCGCCGGTTACATCCCGAAATCCTCCAGCGCCAAGGTGCTGCTGGGCGCGCTGCAACTGGTGCTCGCCGGCGGCATCTATCTTCCCGAACAGGCGATCCGCGGCGGCGACCGCGTCGACCAGATGCAGGGCGGCTATGGCGGCGGCGCTGCGGGCGACCAGATGGACGACACCGCTGCGATCGGCAACGGCAGCGGCGGCGGTGACCAGCTGACACCGCGCCAGCGCGACGTTCTGGCCCGTCTGCGCGACGGCAAGTCCAACAAGCAGATCGCCCATGAACTGGGGCTGACGGAGGGCACGGTGAAGGTCCATGTCACCGCCATCCTGCGGCATCTGGGCGTGCGCAACCGCACCCAGGCCGCGCTGACGGCGCAGAGCCTGTGA
- a CDS encoding alpha/beta fold hydrolase translates to MFFHTQPSTVRAGRAESIRFVVNGTASDRMDAGIGVGATGERTADRAGDPSGRRVIFLHPGKGAWWRLLDHVPSGQEWLTLPASGAARLSSMLVERGGRRPVLVASAMTAPLAIVAALDFPDQVGGVMIVDDVGAESPLRRRWNALSAHFGRPRPVDLTSRISELEAELPAVRLPVTLMQGSEPAELFSRLESRLTGCRTLTVVAVPDAAAVRPRTHAAELRGALLALVSAVERAQL, encoded by the coding sequence GTGTTCTTTCACACCCAGCCCTCCACCGTCCGCGCCGGGCGGGCAGAGTCCATCCGTTTCGTGGTGAACGGCACGGCGTCGGACCGGATGGATGCCGGCATCGGTGTAGGCGCAACCGGCGAACGCACGGCCGACCGGGCGGGCGACCCGTCGGGCCGGCGGGTGATCTTCCTCCATCCCGGCAAGGGCGCCTGGTGGCGCCTGCTCGACCATGTCCCGTCGGGCCAGGAATGGCTGACCTTGCCCGCCTCCGGCGCGGCGCGGCTGTCGTCGATGCTGGTGGAGCGGGGAGGGCGGCGGCCGGTGCTGGTGGCGAGCGCGATGACGGCGCCGCTCGCCATCGTCGCGGCGCTGGATTTTCCGGATCAGGTCGGCGGCGTGATGATCGTCGACGATGTCGGGGCCGAATCGCCGCTGCGGCGGCGCTGGAACGCGCTGTCCGCGCATTTCGGCCGGCCGCGGCCCGTGGACCTGACCAGCCGCATCAGCGAGCTGGAGGCGGAACTGCCGGCGGTGCGGCTGCCGGTGACCCTGATGCAGGGAAGCGAACCGGCGGAGCTGTTCTCCCGGCTGGAGAGCCGGCTGACCGGCTGCCGGACGCTGACCGTCGTCGCGGTGCCCGATGCCGCCGCCGTCCGCCCGCGCACCCATGCCGCCGAATTGCGTGGCGCTTTGCTGGCCCTGGTTTCCGCGGTGGAGCGGGCGCAGCTTTAG
- a CDS encoding YccF domain-containing protein yields MPLLSFLLNVLWLLTGGIWMALGWLLAAVLMALSIIGLPWARSALTIAHYTLLPFGQTAVRRDEFRGREDLGTGALGFIGNVVWFVLAGWWLAIGHLITAVGLAITIIGLPFAWAHLKLALLALWPVGTEIVPADHADRRRMPGRI; encoded by the coding sequence ATGCCTCTGCTTAGTTTTCTCCTCAACGTGCTGTGGTTGCTCACGGGCGGTATCTGGATGGCGCTCGGCTGGCTCCTGGCCGCGGTCCTGATGGCTCTGTCCATCATCGGCCTGCCCTGGGCCCGGTCCGCCCTGACGATCGCCCATTACACCTTGCTTCCCTTTGGACAAACCGCCGTACGCCGGGATGAGTTCCGCGGGCGCGAGGACTTGGGTACCGGCGCCCTGGGCTTCATCGGCAACGTGGTGTGGTTCGTGCTGGCCGGCTGGTGGCTGGCCATCGGCCATCTGATCACCGCGGTCGGCCTCGCCATCACCATCATCGGCCTGCCCTTCGCCTGGGCGCATCTGAAGCTGGCCCTGCTGGCGCTCTGGCCCGTCGGCACCGAAATCGTGCCGGCCGACCACGCCGACCGCCGCCGCATGCCGGGCCGGATCTGA
- the mutL gene encoding DNA mismatch repair endonuclease MutL, giving the protein MPIRLLPETLVNRIAAGEVVERPAAAVKELVENAIDAGATRIDVVARDGGKSLIAVTDDGCGMTADELVLAVERHATSKLPGDDLLDIRSLGFRGEALPSIGAVSCLTITSRARGADSAWSLTVDAGAKGQPQPAALAQGTRIEVRDLFAAVPARLKFLKASRTEYDHIADCLERLAMAHPGVAFTLSDGGRGGLRLSAAQGELLDARLTRLGALMGRDFQENAVPVTAEREGVTLAGWIGLPTLHRPTAKHQHLFVNGRPVRDKLMVGAVRAAYADFLPRDRHPMLALFLDIDPQEVDVNVHPAKAEVRFRDQGLVRGLIVGSLKHALAEAGHRASTTVGLATLGALRPESTGEADGGFTPSPLPYGRSGGGSGSSPGSGWGGSYTPAAVPRGLAERSAAFQAPAQTGLPPLQGRLSGFGNGFAPSARPPEYRTPDPSAQKPEPPPDSHPLGAARAQVHTTYIVAQTREGIVIVDQHAAHERLVYERMKAALLEGGVKRQALLIPELIELDEPSANRLLARSAELAELGLVIEGFGHGCVMVREVPALLGQSDVKNLIRDLAEELSELGDALSLKERLEEVCATMACHGSVRAGRALSVDEMNALLRQMEATPHSGQCNHGRPTYVELKLADIERLFGRR; this is encoded by the coding sequence ATGCCGATCCGTCTGCTCCCCGAAACACTGGTCAACCGCATCGCCGCCGGCGAGGTGGTCGAACGTCCCGCCGCCGCCGTCAAGGAGTTGGTGGAGAACGCCATCGATGCCGGCGCCACCCGCATCGACGTGGTTGCGCGCGACGGCGGCAAATCGCTGATCGCCGTCACCGACGACGGCTGCGGCATGACCGCGGACGAGCTGGTCCTGGCGGTCGAACGCCACGCCACCTCCAAGCTGCCGGGCGACGACCTGCTCGACATCCGCTCCCTCGGCTTCCGGGGAGAGGCGCTGCCGTCCATCGGCGCCGTCAGTTGCCTGACCATCACCAGCCGCGCCCGCGGCGCCGACAGTGCCTGGAGCCTGACGGTGGATGCCGGCGCCAAGGGCCAGCCGCAGCCGGCGGCGCTCGCCCAGGGCACGCGGATCGAGGTGCGCGACCTGTTCGCCGCCGTGCCGGCCCGGCTGAAGTTCCTCAAGGCCTCGCGCACCGAATACGACCACATCGCCGATTGCCTGGAACGTCTGGCGATGGCCCATCCCGGAGTGGCCTTCACGCTCAGCGACGGCGGGCGCGGCGGCCTGCGGCTGAGCGCGGCGCAGGGCGAGTTGCTGGATGCCCGGCTGACCCGGCTGGGCGCGCTGATGGGCCGCGATTTCCAGGAGAACGCCGTGCCGGTGACGGCGGAGCGCGAAGGCGTGACGCTGGCCGGCTGGATCGGCCTGCCCACCCTGCACCGCCCGACCGCCAAGCACCAGCACCTGTTCGTCAACGGCCGTCCGGTGCGCGACAAGCTGATGGTCGGCGCCGTGCGCGCCGCCTATGCCGATTTCCTGCCGCGCGACCGACACCCGATGCTGGCCCTGTTCCTCGACATCGACCCGCAGGAGGTCGACGTGAACGTCCATCCGGCCAAGGCCGAGGTGCGTTTCCGCGACCAGGGTTTGGTGCGCGGCCTGATCGTCGGGTCGCTGAAGCACGCGCTGGCCGAGGCCGGCCACCGCGCCTCCACCACCGTCGGCCTCGCCACGCTGGGCGCCCTGCGGCCGGAATCGACGGGAGAGGCCGATGGCGGCTTCACCCCCTCCCCCCTCCCCTACGGCCGCTCCGGCGGCGGATCGGGGAGCAGCCCGGGGAGCGGTTGGGGCGGTTCCTACACGCCGGCCGCCGTGCCGCGCGGGCTGGCGGAGCGCTCCGCCGCCTTCCAGGCGCCGGCCCAGACGGGGTTGCCGCCGCTGCAGGGCCGCCTCAGCGGTTTCGGCAACGGTTTCGCCCCCTCGGCCCGGCCGCCGGAATACCGCACCCCCGACCCGTCCGCGCAGAAGCCCGAGCCGCCGCCCGACAGCCACCCGCTGGGCGCGGCGCGGGCGCAGGTCCACACCACCTACATCGTGGCCCAGACCCGCGAGGGCATCGTCATCGTCGACCAGCACGCCGCCCATGAACGGCTGGTCTATGAACGGATGAAGGCCGCCCTGCTGGAAGGCGGCGTGAAGCGCCAGGCCCTTCTAATCCCCGAACTGATCGAACTGGACGAGCCCTCCGCCAACCGCCTGCTGGCCCGCAGCGCCGAACTGGCCGAGCTTGGCCTGGTGATCGAGGGCTTCGGCCACGGCTGCGTCATGGTGCGCGAGGTTCCGGCCCTGCTCGGCCAGTCCGACGTGAAGAACCTGATCCGCGACCTTGCCGAGGAACTGTCCGAACTGGGCGACGCGCTCTCCCTGAAGGAGCGCCTGGAAGAGGTCTGTGCGACCATGGCCTGCCACGGCAGCGTCCGCGCCGGCCGCGCGCTGAGCGTCGACGAGATGAACGCCCTGCTGCGGCAGATGGAGGCGACCCCGCACAGCGGCCAATGCAACCACGGGCGGCCGACCTATGTGGAGTTGAAGCTGGCGGATATCGAGAGGCTGTTCGGGCGGCGGTAG